In Sphingobacteriia bacterium, the DNA window TTGAGACCATCTATACCCCAAGTTTAGTTGATTAAGTTTTGTGGTGCGGTCGAGAAGACTCGAACTTCCACTCTGTTAGGAACAACGACCTCAACGTTGCGCGTCTACCAGTTCCGCCACGACCGCATAAATTCGCTTTAAGAATAGAAAGGAATTGACTTAAACTCAAGTAAATTTATTGTACACTTAACAGAAAATTTAAAATAAGCAAGAAATAATTTTGAAAAGTTAGAAATATCAAAATAATAATATAAAAGTTTAATAGTTAATTAACCTGTAAAAAAGTATTTTTTATGACAAAAGATATTGAATGGATCGTATCTAATAGTATAGAGCCTTATATAGACTCCATAAATAAAATGGAAAACTGGGTTTTAGATATAAAAGAAGGTAATGGTAAGGAAAAAATATGGCTTCTAGAACATGATGATATATTTACTCTGGGTACTAGCGGTAATGAGAGTGAAGTTATAAATAATGGTAATATAAAAATAGTTCAAACAGGAAGAGGTGGTAAGGTTACTTATCATGGCCCTGGACAAAGAGTTATATATATAATGTTAAATTTAAAAAAGCGTATGCGTGAATTTGATATTAGAAAATATGTTTATCTCCTTGAATGTTGGATTATTGATAGTTTAAAAGAAATTGGAATTAATGGAGAAGTTAGAGAAGGTAGAATAGGTATATGGGTAAAAACCCCGGGTAAAAATTTACCTTTTGAAGAAGCGAAAATTGCTGCAATTGGTATAAGAGTAAAACAAGGGATCTCTTATCATGGAGTTGCAATTAATATTCATCCTGATTTAAATAAATTTAAACAGATAATACCATGTGGTTTAAAAGAATTTGGTGTGACTTCTTTAAGTGATCTAAATAAAAAAATTACAATGTTAGATTTCGACAAAATTTTAAAAAATAAATTTGAAAATTTTATTCAGCAAATTTCTTCATAATAATAGTCATTTTTGTTATTCATTCTTTTAAGCGGTATATGTTTTCGATATATTTGCAATTATATTTTATAAAAAAAATATTTATAAAATTGAAAAAAATTATAAAATGAAGAATATGCTAATATATATTTTGAAAACATAAATTTTGTTAAATAATTGAAGCATAAAAGTCATATAAATTTTATAATATATACACTTAAAATACAATTAAGTTACTATATATTAATCTTGTTAAATAACGTTAGAAGATTTACCTTTTGTTAAAAAATCAATATGTTAAGAGCTTTTAAGGTCCTTTGTGTGTCAATCAATTTATTTGAAAAAAAAATAAAAAAGATTATTTACGTCACCTTTTTTTTTGTTGATTATATCCCATTAGTCATTAACAAAAATTTTGGAAGTTATGTTTGCAAGTAATAAAAATTCTGATCCAAACATGCAGGTAAAAGAAACATTACCTGAAGAGACATATGAGATATTACAACACGAT includes these proteins:
- the lipB gene encoding lipoyl(octanoyl) transferase LipB, producing the protein MTKDIEWIVSNSIEPYIDSINKMENWVLDIKEGNGKEKIWLLEHDDIFTLGTSGNESEVINNGNIKIVQTGRGGKVTYHGPGQRVIYIMLNLKKRMREFDIRKYVYLLECWIIDSLKEIGINGEVREGRIGIWVKTPGKNLPFEEAKIAAIGIRVKQGISYHGVAINIHPDLNKFKQIIPCGLKEFGVTSLSDLNKKITMLDFDKILKNKFENFIQQISS